The genomic DNA ATACAATTTTGTATtgcttgttttgtttgttacaaagtctgatctctcttgcttggcctgccatctgattttgggtgtcccaattgatgGATATTCCCACTTTGTTGTCgcagccaacattaattattacctccCCCTCAGGAATGAGCACAGGTTTGGACATTTAAGGCGTTAAACCAGCAACTCATGGTGTAATTTTAAATACcaaagagaagcttggacttggttaGCCTGGGATTCGAAAGGATTggaaagcagatgctctacaAATACCATACCCTAGCAAGCCTATCAGTCATACAGTACACAGCTTTGTTATAATTTTTCTGTCATAATTATACTGATTTTTACTCATAGTGGATATGAAACGTCTCTCCAAATAGTTGGTGGCTTATTTGCTGTGTCACGGTACTTGAGTTTTCAATTGTACATTTATTGCTCTTGATAAAGTTTGGCATCCTAGAGAGTACGCATTCTCtagtttctttgtttgtttgtccacaccATAGgtaacttcatatatagatcaatCAAAGGCGCTGcgattgtttgtttttgtctcagctgttgctggtgggcaaaatatttcatttgcagtcaagctacttaggacaactatggaacaaatttgaatcgttgacggcttgtccaaattcagagtagaaaccacTAATatgactccttgtcaagcaattactctcatCTAGCGCGCTTCATAACAcaggtttgagtaagttgtctgaccacatttttaagaccAAATTTTTGAAGGGGTTAGAATGGGGCTCAAGATAAAgctttcatccatgtggtagaaacacttaactgaaaggaaaggaacaagcctgggttgaggctgacctccagaggtgtcggaatgaCCTTGATTAcctaaaggtgcaatcatgtcacCCACATTCAAGTACATTCTTGGGAGATTGAAGCAAAATTCTGAATGCCTCATCActgcgttgcaatttcggatacattttgttacactttcgacatgCATTGccaaacaagggcaatcaatagagtacgtgatttgctctactaatatccaaatcttttttggacatgttacgtgtattatgcccaaaaaacatgtttttattattctgcCGCTCTTTCttcctgtatatttgtaagattcaaaagaaattaagattaaagaggaaaaacaaatgttccatgagaataattctacttgcctgaagcgagatttcacgaaatatctttgtcccttttccactatcgtcagctgacctgaaaacatgctcatgcggtacatCTCCTGTTGAGtttaagcattctagttatggttttctatggtccgCACCTAGATGAAGCAGAGGGCGTTTTCTCCGCTCGATGAAAATGACTATTTGATAAGTAGTTTGTAGAAAACTCCTCCCTGATTGTTGTCGCAACTTCTTACCGGAAATCTTGTctcatttgttcaatttgcagAGTttcgttcaatttcaaagaataGCAATGGTTGATTAAGGTCACAAtgtaaatatttatttttgctGAGGTGTCAGCCACATTttactaaatcaaaataaattggttcaaaattcactAGCTTCAGTCTGTGGCGATAGATAATACTCAGACTTAGTATACAGCTGATTGAGCATTACCAAAAACTATCgaatgattttggacattttattttatttttattttttttcgaatcTTGATCTTATTAATCTTCGCTCATGTGGTCAAAGCCCTTGACGGAAAATTTGCGCTTTGTTTCATGGACCCTAATTCCATTGGATGTTTtgtaaaataatattttgagaTTTAATCAATACGCGGCTGGCTGGCCGATAATGGGAGAACAAAAGATTAGAAATTGGCTTCAGTTTTATGTCACGGTCACGTTGGGGCTGTGCTTATCGTTTGGCAAGTCGAGTTCACATGGAAGAAATGACGAGCCATAAGATGGAGCATAGTAGATGTGAGCATGCGAGTTGCATTTCAAATCAGCAACACTGATCTGTCCTTAGGAAGTCCCTGCTCGGAAACCTGACACACAGATCTGGAAAGGTGAGTTATCTACGCTAGAGCCTGGGCCTCTCGTCCTCTCGTCCTCGCGTCCCGTGACTGATAGCCCTCCGACGAGTGAGACTGGGACCTCAATCCCGCGGGGCGTCTCACCAGTGGTAGGGGACCACCCCGTGGCGTTAGCGGCGTTGGCGTGACCCCAATTTCCGCCGTCATCCTGTCATCATGGACGTCGACACGGTTCTGACTGATTTTGAAGGCAGCCAACCCGACGAGTTGATCACCTTCTTCTCGACGCTGGCCAACAATGTGGAGATGCAGAACGCGCTCTTCAGCGCGGTCAATGACGAGCGCATCCTCGAGAGTGGCCAGAGTCAGCTCTTGACCCGTCTGTTGACGCTCCTGCTAGCTTGGCACCGAACCAGCGGCAGTCCAGGCGCACCCGTTGAGAAGCATGCGCCAGTATGTTGGCAATATGTGCCTCCTTTGGTGGCGCTCTATTTGATAGCGCGTCAGTCGGTGAGCCTGCGGGCGCAGGCTGGGCGTACCATCGAAGCTAGCCTACTCACTCTGTATCATGCGGAACTCATTGACCGGGCTGGTGAGCCCACCACATCCAACGTTCAAATTGGTTCCTTAGCCCAAAGTTCCTTGTACCATGATGGCGCTCGCGTGGAGCATGCGTCCGAAAACCTGCCTGCCGGTGTGCCCGGCGGTTTGACCTTTAAACTGCCCATCCATCCCGCCCTAGGGAGCCGAGTCACGGCCCTGAGTCGTTGGCTCTTAATCGAAGGACTGTATCGGGTGTTCAATGGAGTGTTGGCCGATCTGTCCAAGGTGGGGGTGGAACAGTTTGCCCGTAACACGTTGCGGTTACTGCAACGGGGCGGTGGCAATCCAGTTGCCGCGGCCAAAGACAAAGGCGTGGTGCGAGTAATTCTGAACGGACCCGTTTTGCAAGAAATGTTGTACGGCGCCTACTTCTGCATTTACAATGGCTTTCAAACCCTCGGTACTCAAATGGTCGAGGCCATTCGCCAACGGGGCTGCGCCATGGCCTCGCCCGAGCTTCTTCTCACTGTCAACGCCATCCGGACGCTCGTCTTAACCTCGGGTCCGAGTCAATTGCCTTCGGCTACTTCCATAACGACCCCGAGTCAGATCGCCAAAAATATGATCACCAACGCTTCATTCCGAGCCAAGAAAATGGGCGACGATATCCCCAAAGTTGAAGGCGACCCGGTTCATCCGCCGGATCCGCATACTGACATGGCCCACAAACTAGCCAACATGACTTCGATCACCGAGGAGCTCACCGAAGAGGTCATCGAGAAGAAGATCAGTGGCCAGCCCGCCCCCGTAACGGGTGAAGCAGCGAAGACTCCCAAGGACAAGATTAAGGCTAAGCTGTCAAATATCAACACGGGCATTCTGAACCTGAAACGTCTATCAGAGAGCGATCGTGACTCCGACCACCGATCAAGCAAGCAGCTGGGCATGGAATTGAAGAAGATGGACAAGCAAAAGGGTGGATCTTCGCTCTCCGGATCGACCGGGGCTGGCTCGGCAGCGGGTGGTATGCCCTCCGATGCGGCGAGCGAGACCAGTTCCAACGCGGGAATGAgtaagaaagagaagaaatcgGCCAAAGAGAAAAACGCGCCCAAATCCTCCGTGGAGCGATCCTCGGGCAACAACTCGGAAATCGATTCCATCGAGCAGATTGAGGCCCTTATCCAAAAGGGACGCGTACCAGCCGAAACTGTCACTATTCATAGTCCTGAGAGTGGGACTACCATATTTTAGtcagatgatatcataatggCTAGCTTCCGCCATCATGTACTACACTTCACCGACCCCCGTTGTtacatcattcattcattattcataGTCGTTGTCTTGTCATTTGGGCTTTATAGTTTTACCGCTAACTATCATCGATATCAATGCATCCAACAATCACGAGTCCAATAAATTAGCGCTCATGGTCCCCCACCCACCAACCTTCTTCATGTGATGGCCATGGTGAGCGCTCAGGGATGCCACTCGGGTTTCTTCCGTTTTCGCGGATTTAAAGCCGAGTGGATTTGGGCGTCCGCCGGGGTGGCCGGGCTAACCGTAGCTAGGAGGAGAGCCGCATTCGAATCTTGCGACATGGGTTGTTGCAAGGCATCTTCGGCCTCCACGGAGCGCTGAGCACCGTGGGATCCCAGACTGGCGTTTTGTTCCAAGGATTGAAGCATCTGCAAGCCGGTCTCCATTTGAGACGTGGCGTGATCCATGGCCAGATCACCTTCCTCGCTGGACGGGAAATGAATCTCGGGCACGTCTCCGGCCCCTATCGTGAAACTGGGGGTGGCTAACCCGCTGACCTGGGTCTCGTCCAAGGGACTCGAGACGATCGAGCTGGGGTCTGACAAAGGGTGGGTCTTGAGGTGAATTCGTCGTTGAATCTCGGGCCCAATGGAAGTGATATAAGGTCGCAAGGCCAAAACCGACTGACCCAAGCAGTCCTGGAACACTCGCTCGATAGCGTGCGTGAAGCCCCGATGAGCCGGGCCGTACAGAGCGCGATCCTCGCTTTCCTTTTGCAATTTGGCCGCTAAATTAGCCAGGCAATGAACCGTGGCGTCCACCAAGATGTCCAACGCGCGTCGTTCAGCCGCCTCGAAACCGGCAAATTGGCACAGGGCGCCCACACCCTGTCGCAATAGGGTGTGAGCTGAGCGGCGAGATAATTGAGGCGGTAGGACGATGGGCCAGGAGGGCGGGGTTTCTAGCAATTCACCCGACCGATTGAATTGCTCGATATCCGACAGCGGCAAGGACGGGGTGGGTGTCACGCAGGCCGCAGGCGGGGCCGGACTATAGATCTTGGGTCCTTCGAGCCAAAGGGGGCGGGGTAGTCGTCGTAAGGCCTCGATCTCAGCGGGACTTAATCCCACGGGCGATGGTGCGGCATCGGGGATGTCGCCCCAAAGCTGCTGAACCGCGCTGACCGAGCTCATTTGGGCAGGGGTTTGTCTTTCAGTGGCGGACTCAACCCCTGACCGAGTGAACCGAGTGAACCCCCGGTTTAGTCACGGTGTAGGCCCAAGTATTTGCCACCCGCCTTCACTCTCTCGATTGAAAACTACTGGAATGCGCGACCCGGGGCCTCCTGCCCTCGGATGGCCTTTTTTATCCGGATGTCCTTCGTCAGTAGTAGAGTGTGACAGTGTTGTTATTGAGCCGAGCCAGCCCACCCGCGCGCCCGCCCGCCCGCCCGCCGGGCAAGCCAATGGAAGTAGCTCTGTGGCTCTGCTAGTGTGTATCACAGGGATGACACATCATACTCGGTCGAGCCATCATACTCGGCTTAAGAGAAAATGTGGCCACACTTCATAGGACATTGACGTGCCATGCATGgcttcaatgtttttattcacATGAATGTGACATTAATTTGAGCAATACATCTGTGACAAACGAACTCAAGAAAGTATTTCCTGATATCAATGTCGTAATGTCAAATCattatttgggcaaaaatagAGGCAAGATCATTTATATGCTCATTAGTGTCAATCTAAAATGAATTAGAAACTCTATTCATTTTGTCTTTGGCAATTCAAAAGGGAGTTTTAATTGTTTGTCGGATATTGCATCAAAATGTCAATGAGCTCGccaattgacattttgatcTTCGTTTTTGGACAATAACGGTAATAtgattattgtttattgtacaAACCACTCTTGGACTTGGACACCTTGTGGTGTATAATTAGAGTATGGGTTATTACGGATACCAAAtgattacaaaaacaaaaaggaaagtgGTGATAAAAGCACagtcaaaattgaagcaaagGGCGGGTAATAAGGGACATTTTCTGTAAAGTTGTGGTTTCACTAGGGGATTGGGGTAACGAATGGCGTTTCAATGCCCGTTTAAAGTTCTCTACTTTCCGCATATTTCTCACATCTTGGGGTAGCTTATTCCACAGGGTTGCCCCTCTCACCAAGAAGGAGTTCTGACGGGATTGAAGCCTGCAATAGGGAATCATTAAATCACCATTTGCAGAGCTCCGAGTTGGGCGTTCAGTGAAATTTCTTACGAAAATGAATGGCTCCTGTCCCTTGGGAAGGCAGAGATCGGTGATTCCATGGATGATTTTATGATTTTATCCACCAAGATGACATCAGATCTATCTCTTCTCACTCTTAGTGGTTCTAGGCCTAATTTTGCTAGTCGCTCTGGGTAGGTCAGGCTATTCAGTGAAGGGATCATTCTTGTGAACCGTCGCTGCACTGATTCCAACAATGTGATGTCTTTAACGAGGCGGGGCGACCATACCTATGAGGCATATTCGAGAATTGGTCTAACGTAGGTTATGAATAACTTTGTTAGTATTGCTGGATCCTTCGTTTGAAAGTGTCGCTTTAGAAATCGTAAAACTTGATTCGCCTTTCCAGCTATTGATGCGCAATGCTTGCTGAACTTTAATTCAGGAACCACTATCATTCCGAGGTCCCTTTCGGATTCCACCCCGTCGAGAGAATGGCCTTTGAGTTGATACGATGAACCAGTATCACCACGCCCAAATCTGAGAGTCTTactctttttttaatattaAATTCCATCCCACTTAAACCGATCCAATCAGCGATGGAATCCAGTCCACACAGTAGTCTCCTATGGTCAAATGGGTCGGAAATTTCGCAAAAGATCTTCGTGTCGTCTGCAAATTTTATGAGGTGCACTGGATCTTCAACCTGAAGATCAGAAATGAAGATGAGGAACAGTGTTGGGCCGAGGACACTTCCTTGAGGGACGCCTGAGGAAACACTTTTCCACGCTGAGCAGGAACCAATTATTACGACTCTTTGCTTTCTATTGCTCAGCCAAGCAAGGATCCATTTGGCTAGATTTCCACCAACGCCAACCCGAGACAATTTATTCACAAGGAAGGTATGTGGGACCGTATCTAAGGCCTTGGCCAGGTCCAGGTACACTGTGTCGACTGTTCCTCCCTTGTCAAGCACTCTAGTGACGTAATCAATATGTTATATTAGTCCAGTGACACACGATCGTCTTGCTCGAAAGCCGTGTTGGTCTCTCAACAAGCCTTCATCTTTCCCCACCTCTGTCATAATAGCCGTCTGCAGGAGGCCCTCCATCACCTTGCATATGGATGAGGTTAGGGAGATTGGCCGATAGTTCGATCTGTTTAGTTTATCACCCCCTTTGAATATTGAGGTAACATTTCCTAAGCGCCAATCTTGGGGGACTGTTTCTTCAAACATTGACTGATTGAAGATGATCGACATTGGCCATGCGACGGAAAGGCCCAGTTTTTTAGGAATCGATGAGTCTTGAAAGTTTGGACAATCTAGATTTTTTCTTGATGAGCACCTCCAACGGCTTGGTCATCCACACTGGGAGGCATCGTCTTCTCTGTGCTCGCTTGGGCACGTTGTTGGAAATTTGTGCGAAGAAGGACGTCCTTAAAGAAATTCCATCCAATTTCCACACCACAACTATTTAGCTCGGCTGTCCAATCAATGGACAAAAGATCACGGGCCATTGCGGGAATATTGGCTTTTGTTAAATCGAGGGTCTTGCCCCTAGTTTCGCCTTTTAGGTGGTAGTTGGATGAAACCGCCTCAACTTGTAGTGCGTAATGATCGCTGAATTGAAGGTCTCTTCGAACTTGCACTTGACGGACCGACATGGGGTCATCAACCAATACAAGGTCCAGAATGTTGCCACCTACATGTGTGGCGTCTGTCACCACTTGGGTAAGGTATTCACCACGTAGAGATTCTAGGAAATTTGACTAGGAGGGGCCATTTGAGTATCCACTGTTCCACTCAATTTGAGGATAGTTGAAATCGCCGATAATAATTGCTCCCTGGGGGATTGTGGATAAAAATTGATTCAACCCATCACGGTAACTGATTGAGCAATTTGGTGAGAGATAGACACTTTGTGTTTTACTCTTGGTGACAATGGCCTTGTTTCTCAGCCTTGTTCCTCCCTCCAGATGCATCTCTTTTAAAGTTTAAAGTTTATAACTCTTGAGGTCCATGCTGCTAATGTGTAAATGTGTAAATAAGAGCATAAACGAAAGGtaaaattgattctttttctctcttgcaAATCTTATGACAAAGTAATTCACAATTGaacaactttcaaaatctgccACTTTCAAGTTCCATTGAAGACGTTTATTCAAGTCCCGTTTAATATAACCAGCCTTCAAACCTATTGTTATTAAACATAAACAGGAATTGTCCTTTGAGGAGAGTTTGCTTCACATTCTGAATCCAACTTTATCTTTATCTCAATCTACGCACTTGAGTTCCCGACATTTTGGCTCTTTATAAGGACTTTGCTCGGGGCTCTGCCATTCTTGACATCGCTTCGATGTATGGTAGATCTTTTCAGATGGAACACATAACACCAGCGAACCTCGAGTTCGTTCCATCCCATTAACTTCACCCGTCGTTTGTTCATCTCCTCCACCATCTATTATTGGAAAACTTAGATCCACATCTAAGCCCAGTTTTGGCATACACGTTGTGTACTAAGTAACTTGTGTGGAACAGAATCTCCAACCCATCAGCCATTCCAACTTGAGCCCCATATTATCGCATTGGTTCAGAACAGCAGCCTTGATCTCTTCGTGTGCCATTATTTCTCCAAGTTTGCCGACACTTGTTGCCTGGCTTTTCGGTGGCCTCGATCAGTCGAGCCATGAAGCTCGGAACGAAAAGTTGTGCCGACCGGAGAAGAGGAGAACTCTTTTTGTGGAACGCTCTAACAATTGTTGTTGCTTATGGATCACCAGGTTCATTTCAATAAACTTTGTACTTTAGCATCACGCTTGTGGGTGTCTGGATATTTCTACTTTAGATCGCATTGCATCTAGATTGGACCGGGCTAACCAAGAATTCGAAGTCTTGAGACATTGGGAAGCATCTGCTGCTTGGAATGCGAGCATTCAAATCAATATATGGAACCAGAACGAGCTAAAACAAGTTCAGAATGAAAAGTAAGTTGTGTTTATGACTGACCACCTTTTAGTGCAACAAGAATGGATTTAAGCACAATTTGCTTTCCAGAGAACTTTGGAAGCTTCACACCTGTACAGATTTGGAACACATTGTGGAACACCTCTCTACTAATATCAGCCGAGATCAAAGTAGGCAAATCTCCTTATTTTGCCGTGGACCAAAGTATACTCCCGAGCTTTCGAGGTAAGAACGGTACACCATACACGCACACCTGATAAATAGGATGATGCTATTGAAACTGAGTAAAACAAACTTGCTCAGGCTTGATTTAAATCCAGCTTGTTCGTTAGATCATCTTGAAAGCATTTGTCACTCTGTAGAGTGtgaaattacatttcaatgcaGACGAAATTTTCTTGTCATATTGCCTAAAGCTTGTTAAGTCAACCCTTTCTGTCATGACCTCCTATCCTACTAGGTACATACAGTTAAAGCCTGAGGCAGACACCAGATTACGGCATATTTTTAGAGAATCCCATTGATTACATTCATTCTTGTCTATGATGTGGCGTGCCATAAACGATCGTTGGGCAAACAACGTTTATCCTATCCCTTTTATGACTACGATCCCCATCCATTCATTGAATcacccattcattcatcccaTTCCATGTAAAGTATATACGTATGTACAACACGTTTAACCGTATATGCGTACGTCTTTGCAGAGCTTTTGAAGAGGTCCAACAGGAGCTCTATCGCATCTATCACACCTCCCTCGTGTGCTATGGAGACTTTTGCGAACATGGCGAACCCGAGCTCGCTCGTCGAATGGAACAAAGTCGAGATCCTCAATTCCTTTTGACAATTTGGCATGCCTGGCGACACCGAGTGGGTCCCAAAGGGAAACCTCTCTACAGGGACATGGTCCAGATTATGAATCAAGCAGCCAGACGAAATGGTGCAAAAGCTACTGACGGAATTGGATATGCAAAGGTTCAAAATGAgagtcatttttcaaacagGGTATGACAACGTGGGAGCGGCTTGGAAGGAGGTGCACGATTTACCCAAGATTGAGAACGAGGTGAAAAGGCTCTATGACGAGATCCTTCCATTCTATCAAAGGCTTCACGCTTGGGTTCGATTCCGATTGTCGAAGTTCTACGGAGAAGACTTGATTGAACGGCTGAGACCACTTCCCGCTCATTTGTTGGGTCAGTAACCTCTCAAATTCGATTTCTACCCGCTAATGACTTTGAGCGATCTATATGGTCAACATTAAAGGTAACATGTGGGCTCAGTCCTGGGAGGCCATCGCAGATCTTATTGTCCCAGAAGATCTTTTGGGCTCAAATCAGGATTTCACTTTAGAAGATGTGTTGGCCATTTCAAACTTATCCGTGGTGGATATGGCAAAGAGGTCAGCTGGGCTTATGATATGTTATTGCAATTTCTTCTAACAAGCCTTCGATCATAATTTACGAACCGTTAGTGCTGAGGAGTATTTTGTGTCCATGGGCTTCCAACCCATGACCTCCAGTTTTTGGCGTTATTCGCAACTTGAGAAGCCCGTTGATCCGGGTTTTCCGACATCCTGCCATCCCAGCTCGTTGGACTTGTACAATGGAGACGATTTTCGAATCGAACTGTGTGGACAGCAGACCTGGGACACTTTTTTGACCTTACACCACGAGATGGGACATATCCAATATTACATGAACTATCATCATCAGCCGCCAATCTTTAGGGTAATGTTCATGTTCATGTTCAGGTTTTGATTGACTTTCGCCAATCGTTTCGAATTGCTTCGTCGTGCCTACTCTCGTTGTCgttttgtttgcatttgaagGATGGGGCCAACCCTTCGTTTCATGAATCCATTGGCGATTGTATCAATTATGGCATCCAG from Tigriopus californicus strain San Diego chromosome 1, Tcal_SD_v2.1, whole genome shotgun sequence includes the following:
- the LOC131886936 gene encoding uncharacterized protein LOC131886936; protein product: MDVDTVLTDFEGSQPDELITFFSTLANNVEMQNALFSAVNDERILESGQSQLLTRLLTLLLAWHRTSGSPGAPVEKHAPVCWQYVPPLVALYLIARQSVSLRAQAGRTIEASLLTLYHAELIDRAGEPTTSNVQIGSLAQSSLYHDGARVEHASENLPAGVPGGLTFKLPIHPALGSRVTALSRWLLIEGLYRVFNGVLADLSKVGVEQFARNTLRLLQRGGGNPVAAAKDKGVVRVILNGPVLQEMLYGAYFCIYNGFQTLGTQMVEAIRQRGCAMASPELLLTVNAIRTLVLTSGPSQLPSATSITTPSQIAKNMITNASFRAKKMGDDIPKVEGDPVHPPDPHTDMAHKLANMTSITEELTEEVIEKKISGQPAPVTGEAAKTPKDKIKAKLSNINTGILNLKRLSESDRDSDHRSSKQLGMELKKMDKQKGGSSLSGSTGAGSAAGGMPSDAASETSSNAGMSKKEKKSAKEKNAPKSSVERSSGNNSEIDSIEQIEALIQKGRVPAETVTIHSPESGTTIF
- the LOC131886926 gene encoding angiotensin-converting enzyme-like codes for the protein MKLGTKSCADRRRGELFLWNALTIVVAYGSPDRIASRLDRANQEFEVLRHWEASAAWNASIQINIWNQNELKQVQNEKELWKLHTCTDLEHIVEHLSTNISRDQSRQISLFCRGPKYTPELSRAFEEVQQELYRIYHTSLVCYGDFCEHGEPELARRMEQSRDPQFLLTIWHAWRHRVGPKGKPLYRDMVQIMNQAARRNGYDNVGAAWKEVHDLPKIENEVKRLYDEILPFYQRLHAWVRFRLSKFYGEDLIERLRPLPAHLLGNMWAQSWEAIADLIVPEDLLGSNQDFTLEDVLAISNLSVVDMAKSAEEYFVSMGFQPMTSSFWRYSQLEKPVDPGFPTSCHPSSLDLYNGDDFRIELCGQQTWDTFLTLHHEMGHIQYYMNYHHQPPIFRDGANPSFHESIGDCINYGIQSPAFLKRFGLKSKLEPNVMIGHLLKQALSRIPLIVWSYVVDQWRWDVFSEKVPFTEWNDHWWDLREQIQGVQSPLPRHPDSFDPMAKFHIPDNSPYIPYFFAGFLQVQLYERLCQVEHGSTIDVHQCDLWGAKRAGHVLRSLMSAGQSQPWKRVLMDNLGMASISAQPLLRYYDPLIRWLDEMIERESIPIGW
- the LOC131886950 gene encoding uncharacterized protein LOC131886950; translation: MSSVSAVQQLWGDIPDAAPSPVGLSPAEIEALRRLPRPLWLEGPKIYSPAPPAACVTPTPSLPLSDIEQFNRSGELLETPPSWPIVLPPQLSRRSAHTLLRQGVGALCQFAGFEAAERRALDILVDATVHCLANLAAKLQKESEDRALYGPAHRGFTHAIERVFQDCLGQSVLALRPYITSIGPEIQRRIHLKTHPLSDPSSIVSSPLDETQVSGLATPSFTIGAGDVPEIHFPSSEEGDLAMDHATSQMETGLQMLQSLEQNASLGSHGAQRSVEAEDALQQPMSQDSNAALLLATVSPATPADAQIHSALNPRKRKKPEWHP